In the genome of Bacteroidetes Order II. bacterium, one region contains:
- the pfkA gene encoding 6-phosphofructokinase, which produces MEGIQRIGVYTSGGDAPGMNACVRAVVRTAHAHDLEVVGIRRGYEGMIDSDFVEMTTRSVSNILQKGGTVLKSARSDRFRTPEGRALAAANLDEMGINALVAIGGDGSMRGATLLNQEHGISVVGCPGTIDNDLYGTDETIGYDTAMNTAIENIDRIRDTADAHNRLFLVEVMGRDAGFIALNCGIGGGAELVLIPENQTDLKEVKKQIFGLMSSHARSSIVVVAEGDQLGGAQRIADALKNDAKFDFIDLRVCILGHTQRGGSPTARDRVLASRFGVSAVEALIEGHTNVMVGLIGGEIKMTPMKNVWSRSKSIDYELINLTKMLS; this is translated from the coding sequence ATGGAAGGAATACAACGAATTGGTGTCTATACCAGTGGTGGTGATGCCCCTGGTATGAATGCTTGTGTGCGTGCTGTAGTACGTACGGCCCACGCCCACGATTTGGAGGTCGTCGGCATTAGACGTGGCTACGAAGGCATGATTGATTCGGATTTTGTCGAAATGACCACGCGCTCCGTTTCAAATATTCTCCAGAAAGGGGGGACTGTCTTGAAAAGTGCCCGCTCAGACCGGTTCAGAACGCCGGAAGGACGTGCGCTTGCTGCCGCAAACCTAGATGAAATGGGCATCAATGCACTGGTTGCAATTGGTGGCGATGGCTCTATGCGTGGAGCAACACTGCTCAATCAAGAACATGGCATTTCTGTGGTCGGTTGTCCGGGCACCATTGACAATGACTTGTACGGAACCGACGAAACCATCGGGTACGACACGGCCATGAATACGGCCATCGAAAACATTGACCGTATCCGGGACACTGCCGACGCCCACAATCGGTTGTTTCTGGTAGAGGTCATGGGGAGAGATGCCGGTTTTATTGCCCTTAATTGTGGAATTGGTGGAGGGGCAGAGCTGGTCTTGATACCAGAAAACCAGACCGATTTGAAGGAGGTAAAGAAACAAATCTTTGGCCTTATGTCTTCACATGCTCGGTCTTCCATTGTGGTGGTGGCAGAAGGTGACCAATTGGGAGGAGCACAACGCATTGCCGATGCCTTAAAAAATGATGCCAAATTTGATTTCATAGACCTACGGGTATGCATTTTGGGACATACACAACGGGGCGGATCACCCACAGCACGAGACCGCGTCTTAGCCAGTCGCTTCGGAGTTTCAGCCGTAGAAGCCTTGATTGAAGGCCACACAAATGTGATGGTAGGCCTGATTGGCGGTGAAATCAAAATGACCCCTATGAAGAATGTATGGAGTCGCTCCAAGTCTATTGACTATGAGTTGATTAACCTAACCAAAATGCTGAGTTAA
- a CDS encoding class I SAM-dependent methyltransferase: MFSTLKTLFFLPIPGGLKGRAELLYWLLQFRKQGGLDNTHYEPFFTTFFGFSRSDFAGKKLLDIGCGPRGSLEWATSATERVGLDPLAEVYRLLGIDQHKMVYKAAGSEQIPFSDNYFDVVSSFNSLDHVADLNATIAEIKRVLAPSGYFMLITDIGHKPTITEPRSFGFEIVEAFSPELSPIRIHKFEKSVKGAIYESLRKAIPYDEDNPTPRYGILTALFRK; encoded by the coding sequence TTGTTCTCCACCCTTAAAACCCTGTTTTTCTTACCCATTCCAGGCGGGCTAAAGGGTCGTGCCGAATTACTTTATTGGCTTTTACAGTTCAGAAAACAAGGTGGCTTAGACAATACCCACTACGAACCCTTTTTCACTACCTTTTTTGGCTTCTCACGATCCGATTTTGCGGGTAAAAAACTTCTTGACATCGGATGCGGACCACGGGGATCTTTGGAGTGGGCTACAAGTGCCACCGAGCGGGTGGGCTTGGATCCTTTGGCCGAAGTCTATCGCTTGCTCGGTATAGATCAACACAAGATGGTCTATAAAGCAGCGGGGTCGGAGCAGATTCCTTTTTCAGATAACTACTTTGATGTGGTTTCTTCTTTTAACTCATTAGACCACGTAGCCGACTTGAATGCCACCATCGCCGAAATTAAACGGGTACTGGCACCAAGCGGTTACTTCATGTTGATAACGGATATTGGGCACAAACCCACTATCACAGAACCCCGGTCGTTTGGCTTTGAGATTGTGGAAGCATTTTCACCAGAACTTTCGCCTATTCGAATACATAAATTCGAGAAAAGTGTAAAAGGAGCAATATATGAAAGCCTCCGCAAAGCCATTCCATACGATGAAGACAATCCCACCCCACGTTATGGTATATTGACCGCGTTGTTTAGGAAATAA
- a CDS encoding DUF4159 domain-containing protein: MAKNTFRFVWALLCIMFVMTESVYAQNYAIRIAKLKYDGGGDWYGNETSLPLLLRFVREQTLLDIAPKEDIVDLDSDKIFLYPYLYATGHGNLSFSARQVERLRRYLQNGGFFHADDNYGMMQHIKREMKKVFPDQDWVELPHSHPIFKTQYAFSAGLPKIHEHDGKPPQAFGLFHDGRLVFLFTYESDLGDGWEAPEVHNDPPEKRMAALQMGANILTYVLTH; this comes from the coding sequence ATGGCAAAAAATACGTTTCGATTCGTATGGGCGCTTTTATGCATCATGTTTGTCATGACTGAATCAGTTTATGCACAAAATTATGCAATCCGTATTGCGAAGTTGAAGTATGACGGTGGTGGAGATTGGTACGGAAATGAGACCTCACTCCCTTTGTTGTTGCGGTTTGTACGCGAGCAAACCCTTTTAGATATTGCACCAAAAGAAGATATTGTTGATCTGGATAGTGATAAAATTTTTCTATACCCCTATCTGTATGCTACAGGACATGGCAACCTTTCCTTTTCAGCAAGGCAAGTAGAGCGCCTGCGAAGGTATCTCCAGAATGGGGGGTTTTTTCATGCCGACGATAATTATGGCATGATGCAGCACATCAAACGCGAGATGAAGAAGGTTTTTCCCGATCAAGACTGGGTGGAGTTGCCACATTCGCACCCGATTTTTAAGACCCAGTATGCCTTTTCTGCTGGCCTTCCCAAAATACACGAACATGATGGCAAACCACCTCAGGCTTTCGGATTGTTCCACGATGGGCGCTTGGTCTTTCTCTTTACATACGAAAGTGACTTAGGTGATGGTTGGGAAGCACCAGAAGTACATAACGATCCTCCAGAAAAGCGTATGGCCGCCTTGCAAATGGGGGCCAATATTCTTACCTATGTTCTTACCCACTAA
- a CDS encoding MFS transporter has product MNQTQKSDYFVLFALWLMVFSSSSQMMIIAPILPDIGRELEIDPALQGTLITSFVLSLAVLALFIGPVSDKVGRRRVILMGCGALSLTLLLHALAFDYFSFLTVRILAGMSGGLLSGSAVSYVGDYFPYERRGWANGVVMSGIAIGQVLGIPLGVTLAGLWGYKAPFVFFALPMSLAFLFTYFKVPQPQVARSDNPLDLQHIVGGYRQLLQQKPIQIAVVTYFLQFFSLMLFIVFLPTWLEKVLGLNKYHIASMYFAGGIANVTMGPQMGKWSDKIGRKPLIIASSLGMALLMALTTLVLTNLWLGYILYFLAMTFVAMRMTPLQALLTAMVSGDRRGTLLSLTVGVGQLGSGLGSALAGALYGTFGFLGNSLLAASATLLMGLVVWKFLPEPQQPASLPVAESGVIPEQSN; this is encoded by the coding sequence ATGAACCAAACCCAAAAATCCGATTATTTTGTACTCTTCGCCCTCTGGCTGATGGTTTTTTCTTCGTCAAGTCAAATGATGATCATCGCTCCTATTCTGCCCGATATTGGACGGGAATTGGAGATTGACCCTGCCTTACAAGGTACGCTCATCACGTCGTTTGTTCTTTCTTTGGCCGTGTTAGCCCTCTTCATTGGCCCCGTTTCCGACAAAGTGGGGCGACGTCGCGTGATCCTCATGGGTTGTGGGGCACTGTCGCTCACCCTTTTGCTACACGCTTTAGCCTTTGATTATTTTTCATTTTTAACGGTACGCATTTTGGCAGGGATGAGTGGTGGGCTTTTAAGCGGATCTGCCGTTTCGTATGTTGGAGACTATTTCCCTTATGAACGTCGAGGCTGGGCCAATGGAGTTGTTATGAGTGGTATTGCGATCGGACAAGTACTGGGCATTCCACTTGGCGTTACCTTAGCTGGATTATGGGGATACAAGGCCCCTTTCGTTTTTTTTGCCTTGCCAATGTCACTTGCGTTTCTATTCACGTATTTCAAAGTGCCCCAGCCGCAAGTCGCTCGTTCCGATAACCCCTTAGACCTACAACATATTGTGGGAGGATATAGACAGCTTTTACAACAAAAACCCATCCAAATCGCAGTTGTCACGTATTTTCTCCAGTTTTTTAGCTTGATGTTGTTTATCGTTTTTCTGCCTACCTGGTTGGAAAAGGTTTTGGGGTTGAACAAATACCATATCGCCTCCATGTATTTTGCTGGCGGGATTGCTAATGTAACGATGGGGCCACAAATGGGGAAATGGTCCGATAAAATTGGGCGAAAACCCTTAATTATTGCATCAAGTTTGGGGATGGCCCTATTAATGGCCCTAACCACCCTTGTGTTGACTAACCTCTGGTTGGGCTATATCTTATATTTTTTAGCCATGACCTTTGTGGCCATGCGTATGACACCCTTACAAGCGTTACTTACTGCGATGGTGTCTGGAGACCGCCGTGGAACCCTGTTGAGCTTAACAGTGGGCGTTGGACAACTGGGAAGTGGCCTTGGCAGCGCCTTGGCAGGTGCCTTGTATGGTACATTTGGTTTTCTGGGAAATTCTCTGCTGGCAGCCTCCGCTACCTTGTTGATGGGCTTGGTGGTTTGGAAGTTTTTACCCGAACCTCAACAACCGGCCTCTTTACCCGTTGCAGAATCCGGTGTGATACCGGAACAATCAAATTAA
- a CDS encoding N-acetylmuramoyl-L-alanine amidase — protein MRRIGLWLLIWLTTSLNGVLAQAVHELTETLIPLKAPLLKSESGAIQFIRESGPIQIPFNGVLLDGFAAQPTLTATIRFWENDQWSLPEPLLIWFPMNGNAFTMAYNGAKERQKTRFQVTIQATPGTFVFLRSAGVFLNEADEERLLAGTTQAAIVVPAGRFKAPRLIRRSEWNARAFACTNPDPQPYYTYLTLHHTAWPVAQSDAASYKNMKDIQDFHITGRGWCDIGYQFLMDQRGNLFQGRPFMNEQLTLKDAPQLVIGSHVGNGNTGNIGLSLMGCFHPPENTSSLSCLDKPGSALLDSVVTWFTFMADTYKVNPDNFRGHRDFNSTSCPGDNNYVLLNEIRTRVKANLAKPPAAVFAGVRAQLTENSRMEAQILWSVSSEQAGTTYRVLRKDSDGTTTQVGIVAANSAEAYQFKDDINSCSEAVTYSVVAAGIGTTDATGTTPSIPRPVIAEGEVSARVTPGGLVDVDWGFSKDTGLHEVEILRVVPGGESPITDPAFSATPIHRAASKPLDSFIDRTFAPIQGLRYRLDALDKNGCRQTLAEREATFEFADRPLLAPAYPNPFNPSTTFRFFIKDPADVTLSIFDLQGRKIATLISGSFPANSWNRAIWEAHSAAVGHYFAVLSVTTNGKTVRKTQKVTLIK, from the coding sequence ATGAGACGAATCGGACTATGGCTCCTTATTTGGCTTACCACTTCCCTTAACGGGGTGTTGGCACAAGCCGTTCACGAACTAACGGAAACGCTGATTCCTCTTAAAGCCCCTCTGCTAAAGTCCGAAAGCGGGGCTATTCAGTTTATTCGGGAAAGTGGTCCCATTCAAATCCCGTTTAATGGCGTTTTATTAGATGGCTTTGCGGCGCAACCCACGCTTACGGCCACCATCCGATTTTGGGAAAATGACCAATGGAGCCTTCCGGAACCTTTATTGATCTGGTTTCCGATGAACGGAAACGCCTTTACGATGGCCTATAATGGAGCCAAAGAAAGGCAAAAAACACGGTTTCAGGTTACTATACAAGCAACACCTGGAACGTTCGTATTTCTTCGGTCGGCAGGCGTCTTCCTAAACGAAGCCGATGAAGAACGACTCCTTGCTGGAACCACCCAAGCGGCAATTGTGGTGCCTGCAGGTCGCTTTAAAGCGCCACGCCTCATCCGCCGTTCAGAATGGAATGCCCGTGCCTTTGCGTGTACCAATCCCGATCCACAACCTTATTACACCTATCTGACGTTACACCATACGGCATGGCCAGTGGCCCAAAGCGACGCCGCTTCCTATAAGAACATGAAGGACATTCAGGATTTTCACATCACCGGGCGTGGATGGTGCGACATTGGGTATCAATTCCTCATGGATCAGCGTGGAAACTTGTTTCAGGGACGCCCATTTATGAATGAGCAACTTACCCTCAAAGATGCCCCACAGTTGGTGATCGGCTCGCATGTGGGCAATGGCAATACAGGCAATATCGGGCTTTCGTTAATGGGCTGCTTTCATCCACCAGAAAACACCAGTTCACTTTCTTGTCTTGATAAACCCGGGAGTGCGCTCTTAGACTCCGTTGTCACATGGTTTACCTTCATGGCAGATACCTACAAGGTAAATCCAGACAACTTTCGCGGGCATCGCGATTTTAACAGCACGTCTTGTCCTGGTGACAACAACTATGTCTTACTGAATGAGATCCGGACACGGGTAAAAGCCAATCTTGCCAAGCCTCCAGCAGCCGTTTTTGCAGGTGTACGCGCCCAATTGACCGAAAACAGCCGTATGGAAGCCCAAATTTTATGGTCGGTTTCTTCCGAACAAGCCGGAACGACCTACCGCGTTCTTCGGAAAGATAGCGACGGTACAACTACCCAAGTAGGAATCGTTGCTGCCAATAGCGCAGAAGCGTATCAGTTTAAGGACGATATCAACTCTTGCTCGGAGGCGGTAACGTATTCGGTTGTTGCCGCCGGAATTGGCACAACCGATGCCACCGGAACCACCCCTTCTATTCCCCGCCCGGTCATTGCGGAGGGAGAGGTCTCGGCTCGTGTCACCCCTGGCGGCTTGGTGGATGTGGACTGGGGCTTTTCCAAAGATACGGGACTACACGAAGTGGAAATCCTGCGGGTGGTACCCGGCGGTGAAAGCCCAATCACGGACCCCGCTTTTTCCGCAACGCCCATTCACCGCGCAGCCAGCAAGCCCTTAGATAGTTTTATAGATCGAACATTTGCACCCATTCAGGGGCTTCGCTACCGATTGGATGCCTTAGACAAAAACGGTTGTCGCCAAACCCTCGCCGAGCGGGAAGCAACTTTTGAATTTGCAGATCGTCCTTTATTGGCTCCAGCCTACCCCAACCCATTTAATCCGTCCACTACGTTCCGCTTTTTTATCAAAGACCCGGCAGACGTGACGTTATCCATTTTCGACCTACAAGGCCGCAAAATCGCCACCCTTATTTCTGGCAGTTTCCCCGCAAACAGTTGGAACCGCGCCATTTGGGAGGCCCATAGTGCCGCTGTAGGCCATTACTTTGCTGTGTTATCCGTCACAACCAACGGTAAAACCGTACGAAAAACCCAAAAAGTCACCTTAATCAAATAG
- a CDS encoding M1 family metallopeptidase has product MMRLFSLFLLLLSPVFAEAQMFTKADSLRGNYGRFRANNDLLYYDLRIRIDPVAEQIFGSNTIRFRMLAADNRIQLDLYENLKIEKVEYANQEVSYVRDGNAFFVTFPQMLPKGSEQVVTVHYRGKPKATSRFGGFVFGKDPAGNPWIYSSCEDVGAQVWWPNKEQWKDEPEGMRLRVAVPNGLTNVSNGRLMGTKDLGDGYTEFDYVVHYPINNYNVSVNVGKYVHFGEKYKDLTLDYYVLEPNLDKARIQFSQVKPMMGCFEKHFGPYPFPKDGFKLIEVPYSGMEHQSAVTYGNRFANGYLERDWTGVGISPRFDFIIIHESGHEWFGNSVSAADRADMWIHEALDTYAEAVYVECMWNYEDAMRYVNGYAPKVAHKEPVIGPYGVSKPGAGGDMYFKGTLVFNTLRHVLRNDVRWWNLWREYNRRFKYQNIHAEQVIAFFNEQFKQNLTPIFNQYLRYPQIPTLELKYHGKDLQYRWVTDVKYFRMPVELMVNGKVRRLMATNQWKTLTNAPKSAVQVRTDLFYVNVREVAN; this is encoded by the coding sequence ATGATGAGACTGTTTAGTTTATTCCTTCTGCTGTTATCACCGGTCTTTGCCGAGGCCCAAATGTTCACCAAAGCCGACTCGTTGCGTGGGAATTATGGCCGATTTCGTGCCAATAACGATTTGTTGTACTACGACCTTCGCATTCGGATAGACCCTGTGGCAGAACAAATATTCGGAAGCAATACCATTCGGTTTCGGATGTTGGCGGCGGATAACCGCATTCAGTTAGACCTCTACGAAAACCTGAAAATCGAGAAAGTAGAATATGCCAATCAGGAAGTTTCATACGTCCGCGATGGAAATGCTTTTTTTGTCACATTCCCCCAAATGCTCCCTAAAGGCTCGGAACAGGTGGTCACAGTGCATTATCGTGGTAAGCCCAAGGCCACCAGCCGCTTTGGAGGCTTTGTTTTTGGTAAAGACCCTGCCGGAAACCCGTGGATATATTCTTCGTGTGAGGATGTGGGGGCGCAGGTGTGGTGGCCCAACAAGGAACAATGGAAAGATGAGCCGGAAGGGATGCGGTTGCGGGTGGCGGTTCCCAATGGCCTAACGAATGTTTCTAATGGCCGTTTGATGGGTACAAAAGACCTAGGCGATGGCTATACCGAATTTGATTATGTGGTACATTACCCCATCAACAACTACAATGTCTCTGTTAATGTGGGAAAATATGTTCATTTTGGCGAAAAATATAAGGACTTAACGTTAGACTATTATGTTCTGGAACCAAATTTGGACAAGGCGCGGATACAATTCAGCCAAGTAAAACCCATGATGGGGTGTTTCGAGAAGCACTTTGGGCCATATCCATTCCCCAAAGATGGCTTTAAACTGATCGAAGTGCCGTATTCTGGAATGGAGCATCAATCCGCTGTGACGTATGGGAATCGTTTTGCCAATGGATATCTGGAACGGGACTGGACGGGTGTGGGTATTTCTCCTCGATTCGACTTTATCATTATTCACGAGAGCGGCCACGAGTGGTTTGGAAACAGTGTTTCCGCAGCAGACCGTGCCGATATGTGGATTCACGAGGCGTTGGATACATATGCCGAGGCCGTTTATGTGGAGTGCATGTGGAATTATGAGGATGCAATGCGTTATGTGAATGGCTATGCGCCGAAAGTAGCCCACAAGGAGCCTGTTATTGGGCCGTATGGCGTCTCAAAACCGGGTGCGGGTGGAGATATGTATTTTAAAGGAACGTTGGTTTTTAATACCTTACGCCATGTACTCCGTAACGACGTCCGTTGGTGGAATTTGTGGCGCGAGTACAACCGTCGTTTTAAATACCAGAACATTCATGCAGAACAGGTGATTGCCTTTTTTAATGAGCAGTTTAAACAAAATCTAACCCCGATTTTTAATCAATACCTGCGTTATCCTCAAATCCCGACGTTGGAGCTAAAGTATCACGGAAAAGATCTGCAATACCGCTGGGTGACCGATGTGAAGTATTTCCGGATGCCCGTAGAATTGATGGTAAATGGCAAGGTGCGGCGGCTTATGGCGACCAACCAATGGAAAACGTTGACCAATGCCCCGAAAAGCGCTGTACAAGTGCGGACGGATTTGTTTTATGTCAATGTCCGTGAAGTAGCAAATTAA
- a CDS encoding alanine--glyoxylate aminotransferase family protein — protein sequence MKPITFLVNDTFQKKTEPLVVPQRLLLGPGPSNAHPRVLEALRTPLVGHLDPVFIGIMNEVQDLLRYAWQTSNLLTVPVSGTGSAAMEATLANVVEPGDKILIGVNGYFGNRLVDMAGRYGADVVALRKPWGQVFGLEELAAALEKHQPAILALVHAETSTGACQPMEGVGDLCRKYNCLLVLDTVTSLGGVPLFLDEWGVDLAYSGTQKCLSCPPGLAPFTMNERAIEKLNRRNGKVPNWYLDMSMVASYWGSERTYHHTAPISMNYALREALRLVAEEGLEARWTRHRKNAEFLWGGLEAMGLSCHVEEAYRLPSLTTVRVPKDVDAKGISQRLMREYNIEMPGGLGELAGKVWRVGLMGYNSRPENVQTLLDALKKVL from the coding sequence ATGAAGCCAATCACGTTTTTGGTGAACGATACCTTCCAAAAAAAAACCGAACCTTTGGTCGTCCCCCAGCGCCTGTTACTGGGGCCAGGGCCATCCAACGCCCATCCTCGTGTCCTTGAGGCCCTGAGAACACCTTTGGTTGGACACTTAGACCCGGTGTTCATTGGGATTATGAACGAGGTACAAGACTTGCTCCGGTACGCCTGGCAAACAAGCAATCTGCTCACAGTACCTGTTAGTGGCACTGGCAGTGCTGCAATGGAAGCCACCCTTGCCAATGTCGTGGAACCTGGAGATAAAATACTGATCGGTGTAAACGGGTATTTTGGCAATCGCTTGGTGGATATGGCTGGTCGCTATGGTGCCGATGTGGTGGCCCTTCGCAAACCGTGGGGGCAGGTCTTTGGCTTAGAAGAACTGGCCGCAGCACTCGAAAAACACCAGCCCGCAATCTTAGCCTTGGTTCATGCCGAGACCTCTACTGGTGCATGTCAACCGATGGAAGGAGTGGGTGATCTCTGTCGCAAATACAATTGTCTCTTGGTCTTGGATACCGTTACCAGCTTGGGCGGCGTACCCTTGTTCTTAGATGAATGGGGGGTGGACTTGGCATATAGCGGAACCCAAAAATGCCTGAGTTGTCCGCCCGGCCTTGCGCCCTTTACCATGAACGAACGGGCCATCGAGAAACTAAACCGCCGCAATGGAAAGGTGCCCAACTGGTATTTAGACATGTCTATGGTGGCTTCTTATTGGGGAAGTGAACGTACCTATCACCATACCGCACCCATTAGTATGAACTATGCCCTTCGCGAGGCGCTCCGGTTGGTCGCCGAGGAGGGCCTCGAAGCCAGATGGACACGTCACCGGAAAAATGCGGAGTTTTTGTGGGGTGGGCTAGAAGCTATGGGCCTTTCTTGCCATGTAGAAGAAGCCTATCGCCTACCAAGCCTTACCACCGTGCGCGTCCCCAAAGACGTGGATGCCAAGGGCATTAGCCAACGGCTAATGCGCGAGTATAACATCGAAATGCCGGGTGGCTTGGGCGAATTGGCCGGGAAGGTTTGGCGCGTGGGACTGATGGGCTATAACAGCCGCCCCGAAAATGTCCAAACCTTGCTCGATGCCCTGAAAAAGGTGCTGTAA
- a CDS encoding lysoplasmalogenase, producing the protein MRARSVSGFYAFLGVAYLIGLGGSALSWLPVLLKPLLIPTLMVLVVVHVSHPISTLYRKTLLALFFGWLGDIALMLTDKGEIWFLMGLGCFLIGHLFYIAVFLQTPKPPDYLRRHPVSAWPIVALAVVLLVLLVPKSGALWLPITVYALVIMAMALFALNRKAQVAETSFLLVLAGAVLFMLSDGLIAIDKFVIDLPAASFLIMSTYIAAQYLITTGLIRQTVKSF; encoded by the coding sequence ATGCGAGCACGTTCTGTTTCCGGCTTTTATGCCTTTTTGGGTGTTGCCTACCTGATCGGGCTGGGAGGGTCAGCACTTTCCTGGCTTCCTGTACTCCTTAAACCCTTGCTGATACCAACACTTATGGTCTTGGTGGTGGTACATGTAAGTCATCCCATTTCAACCTTATACCGCAAAACCCTTCTGGCACTCTTTTTTGGCTGGCTGGGAGACATTGCCCTCATGCTTACAGACAAGGGCGAAATTTGGTTTTTAATGGGGTTGGGGTGTTTTCTGATCGGACACCTCTTTTATATAGCTGTTTTTTTACAAACCCCAAAACCACCAGATTATTTGCGGCGTCATCCCGTTTCAGCATGGCCCATTGTGGCATTGGCGGTTGTATTGTTGGTATTGCTCGTCCCTAAGTCCGGTGCATTATGGCTTCCGATCACCGTATATGCGCTTGTCATTATGGCCATGGCCTTGTTTGCCTTGAACCGAAAGGCACAGGTGGCCGAAACCAGTTTCCTACTTGTATTGGCGGGTGCCGTTTTGTTTATGCTCTCGGATGGTCTGATTGCCATTGACAAATTTGTTATAGATCTACCAGCAGCCTCCTTTTTGATCATGTCCACATATATTGCGGCTCAGTACCTAATCACAACGGGGTTGATTCGGCAGACCGTCAAGTCCTTTTAA
- a CDS encoding MFS transporter, with protein MKPETTPRHPSWWVPSLYFAEGLPYVMVMTVSTIMYKNLNISNTELALYTSWLYLPWVIKPFWSPLVDIFRTKRWWIVAMQFLIGVALAGVAFTIPTSFFFQVTLAFFWLMAFSSATHDIAADGFYMLALSEGDQSLYVGIRSTLYRAAMILGQGVFVYAAGKIAEANNNDFVMSWSLSFGAIAVIFLLFGAYHLWALPRPAIDVPTVNPEKGVVATFVETFVTFFSKPGMLVATLYLLFYRFAESQLVKMASPFLLDTPEKGGLGFLTSDVGLIYGTFGILGLTIGGIVGGIVAAKGGLRKWIIPMAAAINLPNIVYVLLAFFPTNNFFVVTAAVVIEQLGYGFGFTAYMLYMMYVSQGEHKTAHYAFGTGLMALGMMIPGMWSGKLQAILGYQHFFLWVMIATIPSFLLAWLIRGIPESYGKKENV; from the coding sequence GTGAAACCCGAAACAACACCCCGGCATCCCTCGTGGTGGGTTCCAAGTCTCTATTTCGCTGAGGGCCTTCCCTATGTAATGGTGATGACGGTCTCGACCATTATGTACAAAAACCTCAATATTTCCAATACCGAGTTAGCGCTTTATACCAGTTGGTTGTACCTACCTTGGGTCATCAAGCCGTTCTGGAGTCCACTGGTGGATATTTTCCGGACGAAGCGCTGGTGGATTGTTGCCATGCAGTTTCTGATTGGCGTGGCCTTGGCAGGTGTTGCTTTTACCATCCCTACCTCCTTCTTTTTTCAGGTAACGCTGGCATTCTTCTGGTTGATGGCCTTTAGTTCGGCCACGCACGATATTGCCGCCGATGGTTTTTACATGCTCGCCCTTTCGGAAGGCGACCAATCTTTATACGTAGGCATCCGAAGTACCTTATACCGTGCTGCCATGATTTTAGGGCAAGGCGTCTTTGTGTATGCAGCGGGTAAGATAGCAGAGGCCAATAACAATGACTTTGTGATGTCGTGGAGCCTTTCATTCGGGGCGATTGCGGTTATTTTTTTACTTTTCGGTGCATATCATCTGTGGGCGTTACCGCGTCCGGCGATTGATGTACCTACCGTTAATCCTGAAAAAGGGGTGGTGGCCACCTTTGTTGAAACCTTCGTCACGTTTTTCTCCAAGCCGGGCATGTTGGTAGCGACGTTGTATTTACTCTTCTATCGGTTTGCCGAGTCGCAATTGGTGAAAATGGCTTCTCCTTTTTTATTGGATACTCCTGAAAAGGGAGGACTTGGGTTTCTGACCTCGGATGTAGGATTGATTTACGGCACGTTTGGCATCTTGGGCCTTACCATTGGAGGCATTGTGGGAGGCATTGTGGCTGCAAAAGGGGGATTGCGGAAGTGGATTATTCCCATGGCTGCTGCCATCAACCTGCCCAATATCGTTTATGTACTGCTTGCTTTCTTCCCGACCAATAATTTCTTTGTGGTGACGGCGGCAGTGGTAATAGAGCAACTGGGGTATGGCTTTGGCTTTACGGCGTATATGCTTTACATGATGTACGTATCGCAGGGTGAGCATAAAACCGCACACTACGCATTCGGGACTGGGCTGATGGCACTTGGGATGATGATTCCTGGTATGTGGAGCGGTAAACTTCAGGCAATCTTGGGCTATCAGCACTTCTTCCTCTGGGTGATGATCGCTACCATACCGAGTTTCCTGCTGGCATGGCTGATCCGTGGGATTCCGGAATCCTACGGAAAAAAAGAAAATGTGTAA
- a CDS encoding Lrp/AsnC family transcriptional regulator, with amino-acid sequence MDKIDYTDVLILNLLQANGRMKRNDIAEKVGLSVPSVSERMRKLEEKGVIRGYHAVIDAKRVNMDITAYIRVTVDGSAHYKPFIDHALKLPEVLEIHSITGEGSHILKIRTKNTTTLEQLLSRIQSWPHVHGTSTSVVLTTYKETRELPVEPMTLPFQDLD; translated from the coding sequence ATGGACAAAATTGACTACACCGATGTTCTGATTCTAAACCTGTTACAGGCCAATGGCCGCATGAAACGCAATGATATTGCCGAGAAAGTGGGTCTTTCGGTGCCCTCTGTTAGTGAGCGTATGCGAAAGTTGGAAGAAAAGGGCGTCATCCGTGGCTATCATGCAGTTATAGATGCCAAGCGGGTGAATATGGATATCACCGCCTATATCCGCGTTACGGTGGATGGCTCGGCACACTATAAGCCGTTTATTGACCACGCCCTCAAACTGCCAGAGGTGTTGGAAATCCACTCGATCACCGGAGAAGGGTCTCATATTCTTAAAATCCGGACCAAGAACACCACCACATTAGAGCAATTGCTCTCCCGAATTCAGTCGTGGCCGCATGTACACGGGACTTCTACCAGTGTTGTTTTGACCACCTACAAAGAAACGCGGGAATTGCCCGTAGAGCCGATGACGCTACCGTTTCAGGATTTGGACTGA